In Bubalus kerabau isolate K-KA32 ecotype Philippines breed swamp buffalo chromosome 4, PCC_UOA_SB_1v2, whole genome shotgun sequence, one DNA window encodes the following:
- the LOC129651717 gene encoding olfactory receptor 13D1-like translates to MERTNWTDIEFILQGLSEYPRAEKLLFAMCLLMYLVILLGNSTLIILTLLDSHLHTLMYFFLCNLSFLDIWYTSSFIPSVLIHFLSEKKTISFTRCVVQMSVSYTMGSTECVLLAVMAYDRSIAICNPLRYPIIMSKALCIQMAALSWGLGFLNSLTETILAVQLPFCGKNVVNHFVCEILAFVKLACTDISLNEITIMLGNVLFLFVPLLLICISYIFILSTVLRINSAEGRKNAFSTCSAHIMVVTVFYGTILFMYMKPKSKDAAFDKLIALSYGVVTPMLNPIIYSLRNTEVHGAMRKLTARLVLEERRRNLHL, encoded by the coding sequence ATGGAAAGGACCAATTGGACAGACATTGAGTTCATTCTACAGGGACTTTCTGAGTATCCAAGAGCAGAAAAACTCCTTTTTGCGATGTGTTTGTTGATGTACCTGGTGATTCTCCTGGGGAACAGCACTTTGATCATCCTCACTCTCCTGGATTCCCACCTTCACACCCTtatgtacttcttcctctgtaATCTTTCCTTCCTTGACATTTGGTACACATCCTCCTTTATCCCCTCAGTGCTGATACACTTTCTATCCGAGAAAAAAACTATCTCCTTCACTAGGTGTGTTGTTCAGATGTCTGTCTCTTACACTATGGGGTCGACAGAGTGTGTGCTTCTAGCAGTGATGGCATATGACCGTTCCATAGCCATCTGCAACCCTCTGAGATACCCCATCATCATGAGCAAGGCGCTTTGTATTCAGATGGCAGCTCTCTCCTGGGGACTGGGCTTTCTCAACTCATTGACAGAAACAATTCTTGCAGTGCAGTTGCCCTTCTGTGGAAAAAATGTCGTCAATCATTTTGTTTGTGAAATATTGGCTTTTGTCAAGCTAGCTTGCACAGATATATCCTTGAATGAGATTACTATCATGTTGGGCAAtgtactatttttatttgttccATTACTGTTGATTTGTATCTCCTACATTTTCATCCTTTCCACTGTCCTAAGAATCAATTCagctgaaggaagaaaaaatgctTTTTCCACCTGCTCAGCCCACATAATGGTGGTGACTGTGTTTTATGGGACAATCCTCTTCATGTATATGAAGCCAAAGTCCAAAGACGCTGCTTTTGACAAATTGATTGCCCTGTCCTATGGAGTCGTCACACCGATGCTCAATCCTATCATCTATAGCCTGAGGAATACAGAAGTGCATGGTGCTATGAGAAAATTGACAGCTAGACTGGTTCtggaggaaagaaggagaaattTGCATCTTTGA